In Nostoc edaphicum CCNP1411, the sequence TGTTGGTTGAGGAAGTAAATCATTTCATTCCGCAGACTGTAGTAGCTGGGATGTTTGACGACTTCCAAGCGTTGACGCGGGCGAGGGATTGGCACTTCGAGGATTTGCCCGATGTGAGCTTCTGGGCCATTGGTGAGCATGACAACGCGATCGCTCAATAACAGCGCTTCATCTACGTCATGTGTCACCATCACACAAGTAACGTTGTGTTCGTTGCAAATTTTCATCAGTTGTTCTTGCAAACTACCCCGCGTTAGGGCATCCAAGGCTCCAAAGGGTTCGTCTAGCAGTAACAACTTGGGACGAGTTGCTAAGGCGCGAGCGATCGCTACTCGTTGTTTCATTCCCCCAGATAACTCACTAGGGCGTTTATTCGCCGCTAGACGCAGCCCCACCATATCGATATGTTCTTCGATAATGCTTCTGCGATCGCCTTTGGGCTTATCCTTGTACACTTCATCTACAGCTAAGGCGATATTTTCCCGTACTGTTAACCAAGGTAGTAAAGAGTAGTTTTGAAACACAACCATCCGATCTGGGCTGGGTTCTCTAACTTCTCGCCCTTCTAAAGTCACACCTCCAACACTTGCTCTATCTAAACCTGCAATGATGTTGAGCAAAGTAGATTTACCACAACCCGAATGTCCAATTAGAGAAACAAATTCCCCTTGCTGGATTTTCAACTCAATGTTTTTTAGAGCAATATATTTGCCGCCATTCGGAAGTTCAAATACACGGTCAATATGGTCAACTTCAACAAAAGTAGTCATTGGTAATTAGTCCTTTGTCATTTGTCCTTGGTCATTTGTTCTTAGTGACTACTTTTATTATTCGGGGACAACTTTGCTGGCTATAAAGCCAACCATTCTATCTAGAATTAATCCGACTAAACCAACATAAATTAGTGCGAGGATAATTTCACTTAAGTTAGTTTCTGTGGTTGTGTTGTAAGCATCCCAAATAAATGAGCCAATTCCCACGCCGCCGACTAACATTTCTGCTGCAACGATTGCTAGCCAAGATAAACCAATGCCAATGCGTAACCCTGTGAATATATAAGGAACAGTTGCAGGAAACACAACTTTTAGGAAATATTTTAATCCTTTCAAACGTAAAACTCTAGCTACGTTTACATAGTCTTGAGGAATTTGTTGCACGCCCACCGTAGTGTTGATCACAATCGGCCAAATGGATGTAATGAAAATCACGAAAATAGCTGAAGGATTCGCTTGTTGAAATGCTGCCAGGGAAATTGGTAGCCATGCTAGAGGCGGTACTGTCCGTAACACTTGAAAAATAGGATCTACGGCATTATAAAGTAACTTATTAGCACCAACAAAAATCCCCAATGCAACGCCAACAATTGCTGCTAGCGAAAAGCCTAAAGCAACTCTTCCCAAACTACTAAGTATCTGCCAGCCCAAACCTTTATCACTTTCACCATTATCGAAAAATGGATCGATGATAAAAGGGTTCCAAGTTTCTGAAAATGTTTCTATTGGGCCAGGTAAACCAAAGTTAGGAGTTAAACAAACTAGTTGCCAAATCACTAAAAAAATAGCTAAGGCTACCAGTGGCGGCACAATTTTTTGCGAAACTAATTTATTGAGATTTTTGCGGTTATTTTTTCTGAAATTGCGACTTCCAAGAATAGCTGCCATTACCTTTTTTCTCCAGTTCCCTTTATGTAGCCAAGCGAAAAAAATTAAAGTTTGTAGTAAGGACTTCAGTCCTAAAAAATCTTGCCATTAGCGAGATTCTTCTCGTTAAACACTAAGATTATGTTGGATGTTTCATTATCCCTAAAAGCTTCATTAAACCTTCTTAATTTTCAAACTCTGCAAATATTCTTCTGGTTTGTCAGGGTCAAACTTCACACCATCGAAGAAAGTCTCAATTCCACGAGAACTACTCTTAGGAATTTCAGCATCAGCAACACCAATAGCTTTAGCTGCTTGTTTCCACAAGTCCTCTTTATTCACTTGATTAACTATTTCTTGAACCTTAGTATCTTTTGGTAAATAGCCCCAGCGAATTTCTTCTGTTAAAAACCAAATATCATGGCTTTTGTAAGGATAGGAGGCATTATCTACCCAGAATTTCATCGGATGTGAAAAATTTTGCTCAGTCCGTCCATCGCCAAAGTCAATATTGCCTTTAGACCTTTCTAAAATATCTGCAACGGCAACGTTAAAGTATTTCCGGTCAGAACAGATTTTGCACATTTCCTCTTTATTCTCGGCGCGATCGCACCATTGTTGAGCTTCCAAAACTGCCATCAACAATGCTTGTGCAGCATTAGGATTTTGATCAACCCAATCTTTCCGCATCGCAAAGGCTTTTTCTGGGTGATCTTTCCACAACTCGCCTGTAACTAAAGCCGAATAACCTAATTTTTGGTTCACCAATTGAGCATTCCAAGGCTCTCCCACACAGAAAGAATCGATGGTGCTGACTTTCATATTTGCCACCATTTGCGGTGGTGGTACAGGTGATAAAACCACATCTTGATCTGGATTGATACCACCAGCTGCTAACCAATAGCGCATCCATAAATCATGAGTGCCGCCAGGAAAAGTCATACCAAATTTCAAGGCTTTTTGCTCGGCTTTGGCAAGACTCGCAGCTTCTTTAAGCGCCTTACTTTCTAATTTTACATTCAGATTTTTAAATTTATTTGCAACAGAAATAGCCTGACCATTAGTATTTAATCTTGCCAAAATATACATTGGCACTTTATCGTTAATGGTCATCAAATAAGGCATGGGGCTGAGGATGTGTGCACCATCAATACCACCGCCAGATGAGCCAATTTTTAAGTTATCACGGGTGACAGTCCAAGATTTTTGTTTGATGACCTCAACATCAGTCATGCCGTA encodes:
- a CDS encoding CmpA/NrtA family ABC transporter substrate-binding protein, with translation MKNISRRKFILTTTTAAAASILAHGCSSGSNTASTGGNAPSAAPAANVSTVANAPKVETTKAKLGFIALTDAAPLIIAKEKGFFAKYGMTDVEVIKQKSWTVTRDNLKIGSSGGGIDGAHILSPMPYLMTINDKVPMYILARLNTNGQAISVANKFKNLNVKLESKALKEAASLAKAEQKALKFGMTFPGGTHDLWMRYWLAAGGINPDQDVVLSPVPPPQMVANMKVSTIDSFCVGEPWNAQLVNQKLGYSALVTGELWKDHPEKAFAMRKDWVDQNPNAAQALLMAVLEAQQWCDRAENKEEMCKICSDRKYFNVAVADILERSKGNIDFGDGRTEQNFSHPMKFWVDNASYPYKSHDIWFLTEEIRWGYLPKDTKVQEIVNQVNKEDLWKQAAKAIGVADAEIPKSSSRGIETFFDGVKFDPDKPEEYLQSLKIKKV
- the ntrB gene encoding nitrate ABC transporter permease gives rise to the protein MAAILGSRNFRKNNRKNLNKLVSQKIVPPLVALAIFLVIWQLVCLTPNFGLPGPIETFSETWNPFIIDPFFDNGESDKGLGWQILSSLGRVALGFSLAAIVGVALGIFVGANKLLYNAVDPIFQVLRTVPPLAWLPISLAAFQQANPSAIFVIFITSIWPIVINTTVGVQQIPQDYVNVARVLRLKGLKYFLKVVFPATVPYIFTGLRIGIGLSWLAIVAAEMLVGGVGIGSFIWDAYNTTTETNLSEIILALIYVGLVGLILDRMVGFIASKVVPE